From Punica granatum isolate Tunisia-2019 chromosome 1, ASM765513v2, whole genome shotgun sequence:
GATTTCGGGACGGTGACAAGTGTCGCTGTACTGATCTGGTTTCTcggtttttgtctgttttaaATGCAGGATATCTGATACCGAAGGGGTGGAAGGTTTTACCGCTGTTCAGGAACATTCACCACAGCCCTGAAAATTTCCCAGAGCCACACAAGTTTGACCCATCAAGATTCGAGGTAAGATTTGCTCCGGCGGTAAATATTCTAGGCAGTGGACacagtaaaaaataataattattataatttaaaaaaacaaatgaaggttgattttttgtttctttggtTACTAGGGAAATAAAATTCTtacatatctaataaaaaaatacgaaTAATATCAAACTTGAAACCCCTTAATCACCGAGTTCAGCACTTCTCTGTTTCTGATGAAGATGATTAATTTTGCGTATCTGTGTCTGTGCAAATATTGGGACAGGTGGCACCAAAGCCTAACACTTTCCTGCCATTTGGCAGTGGGGCCCACTCGTGTCCGGGGAGTGAGTTAGCAAAGCTGGAGATTTTGGTTCTTCTCCACCATCTCACCACAAAGTACAGGTCAGTCAGTGGTCCCTCGGCCTCTGTCCTCTGATTAACGATAGCTCGGACACGTGATAGTTTTCGTACTCCGATCATAAGACTGAAATTCTATGGTTTCGGGGCCCCCACCCACTCCGGAACCGTCCAACCGAGGTGGGTCGGCCCCATTGCTAAACATAGATGGTAATCGGACGCTCCGGGGGGGGGGCTCGAGAAGCCTTCCCCGGAACTATACAAAAGTCTCATTCTCAGAGTGTCGGTAGTGTCAGTGTTGTACGGTGCAATCTAAATCTGCCTTCTGAGACTGCACCCTActttttgaagaagaagattagtATAGTACATCCTGAATCTCATATGTATGATAATCTAACAGTGACGTCATTTTTATATGGTTTTACATCTCGATACAGGCAAGCTGTTTGCACCACGAACTTTAGACTGCGACAACGTTCAAAGCATATGTTGTATGCATCATCTCTTTAACGGGAGTTGGTTCTTTTCACCACATCATGCAGTGTAGTATGAACTTTCAATGATGACCATAACGCAGAGGAATTGGTCCCGACTGTGACATAGATCTTTGGATTAAATCGGACTGGACAGTTTTGACACTAGCATGTAAGGAATTATGCATTCCTAGGAGCATGAAGGGTTGAATCAGATTCATTAAATGGCTCAGCACCGGCCTCCTGTGTCATCCTATCAACTTTCTTTCCTAAAGTGAATTCAtacaaatgaaaagttgatCTAGCGACCTTCTTTAAACTCGATAAAGGTTCTATTACGATGAAGCTTGTGCTGATAATTGATGCTGTTAACCGTCTGATGCAGGTGGTCTATGATGAGCTCAGAGAATGGGATTCAGTACGGCCCATTTGCTCTTCCCTTGAATGGATTGCCCATTAGATTGTCCCTCAGGACACAACATCAATGATAGAGCACCAGGAGGGGAACAGATCACCTGGTCTGCAACCTTAGCTATGCTGGGACAGGTGCCGCGTTCCTATTTGGAGCAAGAGATCGAACCGAAACTCCTCTCTCCATTTTTGGCAAGAGAGATTAAGGAAGTGAGCAGAGAAGAggggatagagagagagagagagagagagagagagagagttcatAACTcagcacagagagagagagagagttcatATTAGTGTACTGTTATCGGATTTTGGTGAGAGAGAAAGGCGATTTCTAAAGAGAAAACTGAAAACCtcttttcatttcaaatttaagTGAATTCTTCATTAAATGAAGAAGATATATAAAATGATGGAATTGCAATCGAGATAAAGATAAACAATTCAAACCAAAATCACAGAGAATGACCTAATCTGCTTTTCATCGAGGCAGGTAGTTTAAGCTTTGAATTCAGGTATGAGGTCACCTGTAAACAAAGTAAAAGGAATGTAATCACTTTGACACGTTCTGAGCGAATGACCGTGCGATGAGGGTGAGACCTTCTGTCAATAAGCTTATGGAGTCGTGACCGTGTTGTTAAGGATGTAATCTTGTCGCCACAGATTTGTGAACTTGAATCGATGAGCGGATCACCCCGCCGCTACAAGCTTGggatatttaaattaattatactcCCAAGGATAAAAACTCGTCTGAGCTTAGAGATCTGCAAAGATTCTGTCTGTTGAATGAGTTGTGTATTAAACCCTGCAGGCAAAATCTCCTGTTTGATCTTCAAAACGTGGACTCCTTATTATCCAACTGCTTTTAACCGTCATATTATCTTTACGTGATAATTATCCACAACTTTGACTTAGTCCACTTTGGATAAATTTTATCTTCTGGATCTATAACTGCCCATAGAGACGTTGTTGTGAGTGCCCAAATTCTAAAGCAGTTATGATTCAGATACGACGTCAAGCCAATCAGTCAAAGAATTTGAGTCATGCAGTGCCACGCACAGTTACGTCTAgattttatctatttataggcttagaatttgaatttgttcGCTATGCCAGAAACGACGCCGTTTTTCTAGGGTTCTACTAACATTATGCCGGTATCCCCAGACTTTTGTAATTTACAGGAATGCTCCCGTCACGTCTAATGACTTGATTGGGCCACGTGGCGTGTCTCTGATAACATGTACAAAAATTGGCTAATATTTGATTGacaagagaagaagaagagccaCTTCTGTCCTTGATTGTTTTTTTGTCTGTTTGGGAAGAACTAACAGGGAAGGAGAAGAGCTCCACACATGGCAGGATTGAAACTCGTGTAATCGGATTTAGCCCGATTCGGATATTGTTCGGTTTCTACTTTTATTGATGAAGTCCGCAAGCAAGGCCATATATCGGAAACTTGATAGTGTTTTTCTTCTCCATTTTCTCCTCTACGTAACATTATCCAATGACAAAAGCTGTTCGTTACGTATAAATCACCACGGTCTTGAGCCAATCTCCCAACGTTAGTGTCATCTATCCAGTATCAAGATCATCTATAAAGCAAGGCCACCTGCAACTCAATCTTGAAGTGGGGAAACATTGGCCTCGACTCGCCTCGGTCTCTATAATGTCGAAGTATTCATCCCGTAAAGACCAGCCATCGCCATCTTCTTTACCAAGTCACTGTGTATCGGAAAATCAACTTGAGATTTTCGGTTGCAGGCAAAAACAACAAAGGAACTGTTTCGACTAGAGTAAGGGAAAACGAAAACATGAAAGGAGAAAAACGACACCACCAGGTCCAAGTGAAAGATGTCTCAACTTCACAATTTACGTCGGAATTTATACGGGTCGGCAAACAGTCCAATGGTAAGGTTCTTGATTCAGTCTAGAGCGCACAGGACAATAATAGAGCAAAACCCCCACTGCATTAACTGACATGATCCTTGCTATGCAAAAATTAAAAGCAAAATGGGTGTCCGGATATACAAGGGCCGGAACAATGAACATGACCTCAACTTATATAATCCGACTTGAGAAcaaaagaattgaaaattatacAGCACCCTTAATCGTAACAGCATGGCAATACAACACCTTCTACACAGCTCCGAATCCATCATTTAAGTTATCAGAAGAAGAGCTGCCCATGAACACCGAACATGATATCTTCATGCTTGCCAAATTGTGCCTGTGTCTGCAAATGGGATGATAACTGCAAGCTTCCCTCCGGTTCAAACCGTCGAACTTTCCTATGCTTCTTATTAATACTAAGTTGATCCTGCTCCTCATCACTCCAAAATCAGCCGAACAAATCTTTGAATAAGTTGGGATTCTGAGTTGTAGGGTTCACTCCCATTTGCCTCACGAGAGCGTCCTTCTCTAAGGCCTCTTTAAGGTTCGGTCCCTTCATACCTTGTGGTGATCCTCCAGAGACAGTTCTCTtgagatttttattattactcCCATTCGAAGAAAGGGGGCTGATGGTGCTACTACTGTCGTGCCCACTCACCTGAAGCTCCGAGTACAGTGAAACAATATCAGGGACTTTAGCAGTGCTGTCTAATGCTGCATTGCTCCCTGTTGAGCCGCTTTCATCATGATCAAGAAGACCCTCTAGTTGCATGAATGGGTCTGCTGATGGAACAATCGTTGAAACTGTCGGCTCGCCTAAGTCAAGCAAGTCAGGAAGTGGTTGAGGAGGACTTTTCACCTCAGAAGTAGAGGGAACTGAAGACTTTGAAACTGAGGATGTCCCTGTAGAATGACTGCTTCCTTTAGAAGCTTTGTGGCTAGTAGAAGATGCCCTCTTTTCAGATTTCGATGCACCCCCAAATAATGAGGCTGCAAGCTTCTGTTTCTCAGGATCGACCTCAGCCTTCTTGGAGTCCTTGTAGGTTTCCCGAGGTCTTGAAGTTGAGGGAGCTGCCGGCTCCACCTTTGAAGCCCCATTTGCAGGTGAAGGGGAGACTCCAGAAGAGGATGTTGGAGAGGAGGAATAAGTGGGCCTCCCCCACTTCTTCTGGACCCCATCCAGTCGTAGCTTGAGCTCTGAAGAACCTGAACTTGAGGCTGACAAGACCGGTGGAGAAACGTGGGTCTCCCTAGAATAAGAAGGCTCAGGAACTGGGACTAGATCGGTCGATATAGAAACTGGAGGAGGACGAGATGGAACTGGAGGTTTAGGCATCTCATAAGCCTCAAACTTGAGACCATGCGAGGAAGTCTCGCGATGTTCTTGATTACTGAAGCTGCTAACACTTAGGGCTCCAGTGCGTGCATCTTCAGGAATATAAGGCTGAGCACCATTTTGAAGAGATTGCTGGACATAACTGTTGAGGAATGGGAGGGTTATATCAATCTGCAGACACAAGTATCCCGGTCATGATTCTTGTGCATGATAAAGTTCATCAGAATGTAAAAGGAAAGACTAGCGAGGGAGAAAGAAGAAGCATAACTTCCTGAAAACATGCACAAATGTTGCTACAGTGGCACCTTTAATATGCAAGATTTCTATTATAAGAAACTTGACAAGCAACTGAAAGCGACCCAAATCTTAAGATTCGAATCCGTCCTTGAAGTGGAtcaggagaaaagaaaagctgGCAGCCAATAGTCTGATATGTTCCTAGACAACCCACTTTAAGTAAACACAGGAGAGGTTTGATCTTAAATATgttttttcattcatatataGGATAAGATGGTAAACTGCTTACAAGAAATGGACGTGAAGAAACTATCTAGGCTCTCTTTGCTCTACATAACAAAGTTCTCAATGATCAGATATGCAATAATTCAGAAACCAATGGCAGAAACATCAGCATTTAAAGAACGATACATCTAGAAAAAGGAACAACTACTGTCAACGTGCCTGAAAAGCAAAGTGATTGGTTTAGACTCCAAGCAAAACCTTTTGAGTTTTAAAGAACAAAATGCCAGCAAAAGCATAAATAGAACGTGATATATAAACATAAAGAGAAGGCGGAACGATGCAACACTCATATGAGAGTAGGAAGAGAAAGtgaaagattaaaaaaaaaaaaaaaaaaacaatagaGACACTCATATGAGAGTAGCATGACACTGTCATGAACTAAAATCAAATTAGACCAACATTAACATTTGGAAATTGGAAACTACCTCAATGTCTTCACAGCTGGCATCAGAAGGCATAATACACTCAACAGCATGAGCATCCAGGCAAACCACAGCTTGGAGCTCATAGGCACGCTGCTGTAAGTCTGTTGAGTGAGAAGCTGCTAGCTCTTCAATCAGGGATTGAAACTGGAAATGCCATAATAATCAAATGATTAAAAATCCCATGTAATATATCAGACAATATAATAACCGTGAAGAGCAGGTacaagttaattattatattcatgAACGAAGCTAAAACTAGCTAAATATGAAGTACTGCACAATTGTCAAGATCAGATACTTGTGCTAAAGGATGATCGACAATACTAGTTCCAACCACCAATTTGAATAATGAGAACACCCGCCACAGAACACAGAACTGATGATTCAATAAACTGATATTAGAGAGCAGAAACTCAAGAATAGGTGATAGATCATTGACGTCACGCTAAAAGATAATTAATCATGAATTAGATTTGCATGATGCTGTAACGAACTTCCTCAGCGGAAAATTTCTGATGCATAATATTTCTAACACCTACAAAATAAGTTAATTGATGCTATAAGCAATTACACAAACAGAACAATCAAAATTTTGACATACATCAAAAAGCAAATCAGAATGCTACAAGGAGAATCTTAATCAAGACAGTCAAATACACCTCAGTTAATATATCCAGCTTCCTTCCAGCAGCTATTTCAAATGCATAGATTTTCATGAGGGCGGTTATCGCGTATGCCTTCAAGAAACCAAACAAGCAGAGTCAGCTAAATGAAAAGCTTAGTGGAAAGGTTGTAACAAATCAAGGAAATACTAGAAGGGTTTTCGTTGAATTCATAAAACAGAAGCTACCATCAGGATACCTTGACAGTTTCATCACTTGAGTATGCTTCTGCAACATCACAAATTTTCCCGGTTATGTAGGATGCAGAATAATTTCCATCTGCCGTCCCATATTCCCCCAGGACCCAGCAAATTACCTGTGGCCAAGAATAAGATAAAATATGTTATTTTCATCACACAGAAATCTGAAGGCAGGATAAAAAATTTCCCCAATGTGCCAGCTCTTACTTGTAGGAATGCTGAGGGAAGCTTTGGTTCTGTAACAATGCGCAGATAGGACTCGACCTGTACAATTGAATTCAACTAATGAACTctctttaattaatataaataaaattataggTTAATATCATCCTCATATACAGAAGAAATTAGAGAGAACAGATGCAAACATTGGTAGAGAGACATTCAAtctacatctatatctatGAATACATCTTATTTGCTGCAAAATGTCATTGATCCTAGGAGTTTATATTGCATAAGGTGCTTGAAAACATATTTGTATTAGGCACGCgctaaattataaatattttgcaCCTCTACCGTGTTGACAATTGATGGCAGATCAAAAGGTGCATCGTGCAAGTACAAGTTGCTCCTCCAATGAACTCATGATACATTAGGCTTAGCTCGTTTCATGGATTTTGTAGAGAAATAGCTGAATGAGTTTCCTAA
This genomic window contains:
- the LOC116214397 gene encoding AP-4 complex subunit epsilon, with the translated sequence MGSQGGFGQSKEFLDLVKSIGEARSKSEEDRIILREIETLKRRIVEPDIPKRKMKEYIIRLVYVEMLGHDASFGYIHAVKMTHDDNLLLKRTGYLAVTLFLNEDHDLIILIVNTIQKDLKSDNYLVVCAALNAVCRLINEETIPAVLPQVVELLGHQKEAVRKKAIMALHRFYQKSPSSVSHLISNFRKKLCDNDPGVMGATLCPLFDLITIDVKSFKDLVVSFVSILKQVTERRLPKSYDYHQMPAPFIQIKLLKILALLGNGDKHASGQMYTVIGDLMRKCDASTNIGNAVLYECICCVSSIYPNTKLLEAAAEIISKFLKSDNHNLKYMGIDALGRLIKINPDVAEQHQLAVIDCLEDPDDTLKRKTFELLHKMTKSSNVEVIVNRMIDYMISVNDFHYKTEIASRCVELAEQYAPSNHWFILTMNKVFEHAGDLVDIKVAHNLMRLIAEGFGEDDDAADSQLRSSAVESYLRIVTEPKLPSAFLQVICWVLGEYGTADGNYSASYITGKICDVAEAYSSDETVKAYAITALMKIYAFEIAAGRKLDILTEFQSLIEELAASHSTDLQQRAYELQAVVCLDAHAVECIMPSDASCEDIEIDITLPFLNSYVQQSLQNGAQPYIPEDARTGALSVSSFSNQEHRETSSHGLKFEAYEMPKPPVPSRPPPVSISTDLVPVPEPSYSRETHVSPPVLSASSSGSSELKLRLDGVQKKWGRPTYSSSPTSSSGVSPSPANGASKVEPAAPSTSRPRETYKDSKKAEVDPEKQKLAASLFGGASKSEKRASSTSHKASKGSSHSTGTSSVSKSSVPSTSEVKSPPQPLPDLLDLGEPTVSTIVPSADPFMQLEGLLDHDESGSTGSNAALDSTAKVPDIVSLYSELQVSGHDSSSTISPLSSNGSNNKNLKRTVSGGSPQGMKGPNLKEALEKDALVRQMGVNPTTQNPNLFKDLFG